In one Pseudodesulfovibrio tunisiensis genomic region, the following are encoded:
- a CDS encoding FecR domain-containing protein, with product MPEADTQIGTVTIAHGEARAEGVDGARVLTQGSPIYVDDVISTGAKSAVEISFQDGALLSQGPNSKVHLDEYVFDPDQQAGEMVVKMVQGTFRSVTGQIVDLNPEGFSLESPLATIGIRGTTTAHEIGPQEAHVVLEYDGKPVMVQPVAGGPVQVITRTGGMVMATPIGLGPVVQASPQDLARFQQLSSQALQQGVPDFEEDEQDQQEDEGQEGKGEGEGEGEGGEEGEGEGDEEGEGEGEGEEDEEGEQQGGPLGEEEELEQPGQQELEQPGQQEQEQPGQPGQTGQLPSGVPVMSNPLQMPMPFDVTQTFFSHPTPPLPPAPEPQPPVQDPQAQPPQPPPEPEDDDDDDDQGTDPGQQERTSLNLNEVFEGPLTVNLEASPSYYEKTGDQETRETFEDTVWKVTGQESYENTMTGNASANEFIGGTQSDDLMGLGGNDTLRAGNGGDDVVDGGEGNDLLDFGQSLTSADSVNGGTGTDTLQFTDNGSASSDLNGVSNVETVVLGAAVTTVVTLDSLVASGQTLTVNGASATSLNWDGSAELDGSFDITGSSGQDDITGGKLADTLDGGASDDVLDGGEGNDELFGGAGTDILYGGAGNDTMDGGTGDDELLGEAGDDLLKAGAGTDVYNGGADVDTLDYSGMTNGFSVNLQTGEATDGTSLHELISIESVIGTDKDDVFSGADDAANGLYGGKGDDMFSMSSYLNDQDTLDGGAGTDSLSYEDNGTGDNELDHVTNIEAIYLADAATHVTTVDSLVASGKTLTVNGAMLTEVNGLSWDGSAELDGKFAVTGGSGKDLIIGGSGNDSLDGGAGNDTVSGGRGNDSMTGGEGTDTACYAAADNGVVVNLGTGIASDGAGGTDTLSGFEAVTGSGHDDSLIGDGNTNWLEGGAGNDTLNGGTSTHNWAVYRNAASGVTADLHLDEAQDGEGGTDILINIDRVEGSAHQDYLTGDSGNNDFDGRAGDDLIDGGDGSDRVRYTHATSGVEVNLSDGYATDGEGGTDTLTSIEKAVGSGFADVFHGAADQWNAFVGMAGNDTIDGGSTDGSIQNLAGYYYDPTGVHVDLTGADFGGSYQAVDGWGDHDELVNIAAVDGSDHDDTLKGDAEDNRFDGGAGDDSIWGGAGRDTLSYYDAETGVNVDLSQNTASDGQGGTDAVYQMEDVEGTQYDDSITGDSGSNYFEGQGGNDTLDGGDNDIDNRELDVASYWKSGADGVNANLQAGTVVHGSYTDSISDIEGIQGTTGNDTFLGDSGKVNIFIDRGGSDQIDGGSAYDDVSDIGWDVVSYQFSETGIVANLADGSGTVTVDGQTDTLSNIDEIIGSDHDDQFTGGTGDQEFMPGLGYDTVDGGDDWDSVSYWMVEGVDLTVTWNQDHWEVSGTDILDTLTNVERIEGSDGNDSMVGNNDESDDFSGWIGNDTMEGGGGDDHVGYESSTAGVNVNLAGGTADDGMGGTDTLISIEDVTGSDHDDIIVGDASDNFIDGGLGSDNLDGGSGSTGEMDILGFHSARAGVNADLTQSTVDMGSDGVDTFSNFEGLSGSMFDDTLTGDSGDNSLEGRAGDDTLNGGAGTDAALYVNAESGVVADLASGTASDGEGGTDSLSSIEVLMGSEFADDFRGDENDNFLAGLDGNDTLKGRAGNDTLMGGDGTDFASYADATSGIEADLTLGYDQVYNDGYGTNSKDNLQEMEGLIGSNHADMVITSNAFTSINTGGDNDYITFGDTLVGAMSLDGGSGTEDALDAGMDGSVDARAMTSLTGIEKLYIGEGAYVWFTDTIMDGQTLEINGAISASSETLKIDFDAAGGSMDLSGLTFLDWTSGVDKVEIFGGGGDDSLVGSSWCELISETGGNDTLFGAAGNDTFDMGTSLTLDDRIDGGDGYDYVHVEGSNAVTDLNGVTYVEKIELGDVATSFVLADSIVADGETLRLYAVGTTQAMTLDGQENDGNYIMDAGSGISTFKGGAGNDTFNFGEELDNSDTVNGRDGTDVLTFIYTTSSNSSLLDGVTNVEMITIAPDMENMTSVDITTQDSLVADGETLVVDASGLVSDTSFSWDGSLENDGHFAITGGEGSDEIIGGAGNDSLMGAADNDILTGNAGNDKLFGGEGQDNISTGTGSDRVYYSATTEGGDTVTDFSHANDSFEFSSSVFGYTNATWDSSHFFTYSQDITGTNCFIWEAGTLSFDADGLGGEAAVTIASVTMEDGDLDYTDITFA from the coding sequence ATGCCCGAAGCCGATACCCAGATCGGAACCGTTACCATCGCCCACGGGGAAGCCCGTGCCGAAGGCGTTGACGGAGCCCGAGTACTGACTCAGGGAAGTCCCATTTACGTGGACGACGTGATTTCCACCGGAGCCAAATCCGCTGTGGAAATTTCGTTTCAGGACGGCGCATTGCTGTCTCAGGGACCGAATTCCAAGGTGCATCTCGACGAATACGTGTTCGACCCGGACCAGCAGGCCGGGGAAATGGTGGTCAAGATGGTGCAGGGCACGTTCCGGTCCGTCACGGGCCAGATCGTGGACCTGAACCCCGAAGGATTCAGCCTGGAATCGCCGCTGGCCACCATCGGCATTCGCGGCACCACCACGGCCCACGAGATCGGCCCACAGGAAGCCCACGTGGTCCTCGAATACGACGGCAAGCCGGTCATGGTGCAACCTGTGGCCGGTGGCCCTGTGCAGGTCATTACCCGTACCGGCGGCATGGTCATGGCCACGCCCATCGGCCTCGGCCCGGTCGTGCAGGCCTCGCCTCAGGATCTGGCCCGGTTCCAGCAGCTTTCCTCGCAGGCCTTGCAGCAGGGCGTTCCGGATTTCGAGGAAGATGAGCAGGATCAGCAGGAAGACGAGGGGCAGGAAGGCAAAGGTGAGGGAGAAGGCGAGGGCGAGGGCGGCGAAGAGGGCGAAGGCGAAGGTGACGAGGAAGGCGAGGGTGAGGGGGAAGGCGAAGAGGACGAGGAAGGCGAACAGCAAGGTGGACCCCTCGGTGAAGAAGAGGAGCTGGAGCAGCCCGGCCAGCAGGAGCTGGAACAGCCCGGGCAGCAGGAGCAGGAACAGCCCGGCCAGCCCGGACAGACGGGCCAGCTTCCGTCCGGAGTGCCCGTAATGAGTAATCCCTTGCAGATGCCCATGCCGTTCGATGTGACACAGACATTCTTTTCTCATCCGACTCCGCCTCTGCCGCCTGCTCCGGAGCCCCAGCCGCCGGTTCAGGACCCGCAGGCGCAGCCGCCCCAGCCGCCACCCGAACCTGAAGACGATGACGATGATGACGACCAGGGCACTGATCCCGGACAGCAGGAGCGGACCAGTCTGAATCTGAACGAGGTTTTCGAAGGGCCTTTGACCGTGAATCTGGAGGCTTCGCCTTCCTATTACGAAAAGACCGGGGATCAGGAAACGCGCGAGACCTTCGAGGATACGGTTTGGAAGGTCACGGGGCAGGAAAGTTACGAAAATACCATGACCGGGAACGCGTCAGCCAACGAGTTCATCGGCGGAACGCAGTCCGACGACCTGATGGGGCTTGGCGGCAACGATACGCTCAGGGCCGGGAACGGCGGTGACGATGTGGTGGACGGCGGGGAAGGCAATGATCTGCTTGATTTCGGCCAGTCTCTGACTTCCGCGGATTCGGTCAACGGCGGAACCGGAACCGACACCCTGCAATTCACGGACAATGGCTCGGCCTCCTCCGATCTCAACGGCGTGAGCAATGTGGAAACCGTGGTGCTGGGCGCGGCCGTGACCACGGTCGTCACGCTGGATTCCCTTGTGGCCTCGGGCCAGACCCTGACCGTGAATGGCGCATCCGCCACGTCCCTGAATTGGGACGGCTCTGCGGAGCTGGACGGTTCGTTCGACATCACGGGCAGTTCCGGACAGGACGATATCACGGGCGGCAAGCTCGCGGACACGCTGGACGGCGGCGCAAGTGACGACGTGCTGGACGGTGGAGAGGGCAACGATGAACTCTTCGGCGGCGCTGGCACGGACATCCTGTACGGCGGCGCTGGCAACGATACCATGGACGGCGGCACCGGCGACGACGAACTGCTTGGCGAAGCCGGCGATGATCTGCTCAAGGCCGGGGCCGGAACCGACGTGTACAATGGCGGCGCGGATGTGGATACCCTGGACTATTCCGGCATGACCAACGGATTTTCCGTGAATCTGCAGACCGGAGAGGCCACGGACGGCACTTCCCTGCATGAGCTCATCAGCATCGAATCCGTGATCGGCACGGACAAGGACGATGTCTTCTCCGGCGCGGACGATGCGGCGAACGGACTGTACGGCGGAAAGGGCGACGACATGTTCAGCATGTCGTCCTACCTGAACGATCAGGACACGCTGGACGGCGGGGCCGGAACCGATTCCCTGTCCTACGAGGACAACGGAACCGGGGACAACGAACTGGATCACGTCACCAACATCGAAGCCATCTATCTGGCGGATGCCGCAACCCATGTGACGACCGTGGATTCCCTTGTGGCCTCGGGGAAGACGCTGACCGTGAACGGCGCCATGCTGACCGAAGTCAACGGCCTGTCCTGGGATGGTTCCGCGGAGCTGGACGGCAAGTTTGCCGTGACTGGCGGCAGCGGCAAGGACCTGATCATCGGCGGTTCGGGCAACGACAGTCTGGATGGCGGGGCCGGGAACGATACCGTCTCCGGCGGCAGGGGCAACGATTCCATGACCGGCGGGGAAGGCACGGATACGGCCTGCTACGCTGCCGCGGACAACGGCGTGGTCGTGAATCTGGGAACGGGCATTGCCTCGGACGGCGCGGGTGGCACCGATACCCTGTCCGGGTTCGAAGCCGTTACCGGGTCCGGGCATGACGATTCCCTGATCGGCGACGGCAACACCAACTGGCTCGAAGGCGGCGCGGGCAACGACACGCTGAACGGCGGGACCAGCACGCACAACTGGGCCGTGTATCGCAACGCCGCATCCGGCGTGACTGCCGATCTGCATCTTGACGAGGCGCAGGACGGCGAGGGCGGTACCGATATCCTGATCAACATCGACCGGGTCGAAGGCTCGGCGCATCAGGACTATCTGACCGGCGATTCCGGGAACAACGATTTCGACGGCCGGGCCGGGGATGACCTGATCGACGGCGGCGATGGCAGCGACCGCGTCCGCTACACCCACGCCACGTCCGGCGTGGAAGTCAATCTGTCCGATGGATACGCCACGGATGGCGAGGGCGGCACCGATACCCTGACTTCCATTGAAAAGGCGGTCGGGTCCGGATTTGCGGACGTGTTCCACGGCGCTGCGGATCAGTGGAACGCGTTTGTGGGCATGGCTGGCAACGACACCATTGACGGCGGTTCCACGGACGGTTCCATCCAGAATCTCGCGGGCTACTACTACGACCCCACGGGCGTGCATGTGGACCTGACCGGCGCGGATTTCGGCGGCTCGTATCAGGCCGTGGACGGCTGGGGCGATCATGACGAACTGGTCAACATCGCGGCCGTGGACGGCTCGGATCATGACGATACCCTGAAGGGCGACGCCGAAGACAACCGTTTCGACGGCGGCGCGGGCGACGATTCCATCTGGGGCGGCGCGGGACGGGACACCCTGTCCTATTACGACGCGGAAACCGGCGTGAACGTGGACCTGTCCCAGAACACGGCCTCGGACGGGCAGGGCGGCACGGATGCCGTCTACCAGATGGAGGACGTGGAGGGCACGCAGTACGATGACAGCATCACCGGAGACAGCGGCAGCAACTATTTCGAGGGGCAGGGTGGCAACGACACGCTGGACGGCGGCGACAACGACATCGACAACCGCGAACTGGACGTGGCCAGCTACTGGAAGTCCGGGGCCGACGGCGTGAACGCCAATCTTCAGGCCGGAACCGTGGTGCACGGTTCGTACACGGATTCCATCTCCGACATCGAGGGCATTCAGGGCACCACGGGGAACGATACGTTTCTGGGCGATTCCGGCAAGGTGAACATCTTCATCGACCGGGGCGGCAGCGATCAGATCGACGGCGGCAGTGCGTATGACGATGTCTCGGACATCGGGTGGGACGTGGTCTCCTACCAGTTTTCCGAAACCGGCATAGTGGCGAACCTTGCTGACGGGTCCGGCACCGTGACCGTGGACGGGCAGACCGACACCCTGAGCAACATCGACGAGATCATCGGTTCGGATCATGACGACCAGTTCACGGGCGGGACAGGCGATCAGGAATTCATGCCCGGGTTGGGATACGACACCGTGGACGGCGGGGACGACTGGGATTCCGTGTCCTACTGGATGGTCGAGGGCGTGGACCTGACCGTGACCTGGAATCAGGATCACTGGGAAGTTTCGGGTACGGACATTCTGGACACCCTGACCAATGTCGAGCGCATCGAAGGTTCCGACGGCAACGACTCCATGGTCGGCAACAATGACGAATCCGACGACTTCAGCGGCTGGATCGGCAATGACACCATGGAAGGCGGCGGCGGCGACGATCATGTGGGATACGAGAGCTCCACGGCCGGCGTGAACGTGAATCTGGCGGGGGGAACGGCCGACGACGGCATGGGCGGCACGGACACCCTGATCTCCATCGAGGACGTGACCGGGTCCGATCATGACGACATCATCGTGGGCGATGCTTCGGACAATTTCATCGACGGAGGTCTGGGCAGCGACAATCTGGACGGGGGAAGCGGTTCCACCGGCGAGATGGACATTCTCGGCTTTCACAGCGCAAGGGCTGGCGTGAATGCGGACCTGACCCAGTCCACGGTGGACATGGGCAGCGACGGCGTGGACACGTTCAGCAATTTCGAGGGGCTGTCCGGCTCCATGTTCGACGACACCCTGACCGGCGACAGCGGAGACAACTCTCTGGAAGGCCGGGCAGGCGACGACACCCTGAACGGCGGAGCTGGCACCGACGCGGCCCTGTACGTGAACGCGGAATCCGGCGTGGTCGCGGATCTGGCGAGCGGCACGGCTTCGGATGGAGAGGGTGGCACCGACTCCTTGTCCAGCATCGAGGTCCTGATGGGGTCCGAGTTTGCCGACGATTTCCGGGGCGATGAAAACGACAATTTCCTTGCAGGCTTGGACGGGAACGACACGCTCAAGGGCCGGGCCGGAAATGATACCCTCATGGGCGGGGACGGCACGGACTTTGCCTCCTATGCCGATGCAACCTCGGGCATCGAGGCCGACCTGACTCTGGGATACGATCAGGTCTACAACGACGGTTACGGCACGAATTCGAAAGACAATCTGCAGGAGATGGAGGGCCTGATCGGTTCGAATCATGCGGACATGGTCATCACGAGCAACGCCTTCACTTCCATCAATACCGGCGGAGACAACGACTACATAACCTTTGGTGACACGCTTGTGGGAGCCATGAGTCTGGATGGCGGCAGCGGCACCGAGGATGCACTGGATGCGGGCATGGATGGCAGTGTGGATGCCCGCGCCATGACCAGCCTGACCGGAATCGAAAAACTGTATATCGGTGAGGGTGCCTACGTGTGGTTCACGGATACGATCATGGATGGCCAGACTCTGGAGATCAATGGCGCCATATCCGCTTCCTCGGAAACCCTGAAGATCGATTTTGACGCGGCTGGCGGCAGCATGGACCTGTCCGGCCTGACGTTTCTGGACTGGACTTCCGGCGTGGACAAGGTGGAAATCTTCGGCGGTGGCGGGGACGATTCCCTTGTCGGTTCAAGCTGGTGCGAGCTCATTTCCGAGACCGGCGGCAATGACACCCTGTTCGGCGCGGCTGGCAACGACACCTTTGACATGGGCACAAGTCTGACCTTGGACGACCGGATAGACGGTGGGGATGGATACGATTACGTGCATGTGGAAGGCTCCAACGCGGTGACCGACCTGAATGGGGTGACCTACGTGGAAAAGATCGAACTCGGGGATGTTGCCACTTCGTTCGTGCTTGCGGATTCCATTGTGGCTGACGGGGAAACCTTGCGGCTGTACGCGGTTGGCACCACTCAGGCCATGACTCTGGACGGTCAGGAAAACGACGGCAATTACATCATGGATGCCGGAAGCGGAATAAGCACATTCAAGGGCGGGGCCGGGAACGATACGTTCAATTTCGGGGAGGAGCTGGACAATTCGGACACGGTGAACGGTCGGGATGGCACGGATGTGCTGACCTTTATCTATACGACATCCTCGAACTCCAGCCTGCTGGATGGCGTGACCAATGTGGAGATGATCACCATCGCCCCTGACATGGAGAACATGACCTCCGTGGACATCACCACGCAGGATTCACTTGTGGCCGATGGGGAGACCCTGGTTGTGGATGCCAGTGGCCTTGTTTCGGATACGTCGTTCTCTTGGGACGGTTCCTTGGAAAACGACGGGCATTTCGCCATCACCGGCGGTGAAGGCAGCGACGAAATCATTGGCGGTGCAGGCAATGATTCGCTCATGGGAGCAGCTGACAATGATATCCTGACCGGCAACGCTGGCAACGACAAGCTGTTCGGCGGGGAAGGACAGGACAACATCTCCACGGGCACGGGCAGTGACCGGGTCTACTATTCCGCGACCACCGAGGGTGGCGATACGGTCACGGATTTCAGCCATGCCAACGACAGCTTCGAGTTTTCGAGTTCGGTTTTCGGCTATACCAACGCCACTTGGGATTCCTCACACTTCTTCACATATTCCCAGGACATAACAGGAACAAATTGTTTTATCTGGGAAGCGGGCACCTTGTCTTTCGATGCGGACGGTCTGGGCGGAGAAGCTGCCGTGACCATTGCCTCGGTGACCATGGAAGACGGCGATCTGGATTACACGGACATCACGTTTGCATAA
- a CDS encoding terminase large subunit domain-containing protein, translating into MDTLYVPRPHQAEIERSLARFSVLVCHRRFGKTVLSVNRLIRAAREAGVDDWRGAYIAPLYKQAKAVVWDYLKQYCGRGNPDCDVKFNESELRADFADGARIRLFGAENPDSLRGLYLDGVVFDEVAQMPYRVWSEVVRPALSDRKGWALFIGTPQGKNALYEIWTRARKNPDWFAAMYRASETGLLDPAELEAARREMSPEEYEQEFECSFTAAIRGAYFGSIMADLDRQGRITDVPHDPSLPVHTAWDLGMSDSTSIWFAQSRPGGVLALVDYYEAHGQGLEHYARVLDEKGYKFGQHIAPHDIRVRELGTGKSRLETARSLGIRFDICPNIPVQDGINAVRTTLPLCWFDRNACERGIEALRNYRRMFNDRMNDFSATPLHDWTSHAVDAFRYLCVGLRQPGPAVRPSRSSNDFNPFGRSHERP; encoded by the coding sequence ATGGATACGCTGTATGTTCCCCGGCCGCATCAGGCCGAGATCGAGCGCAGTCTTGCCCGGTTTTCCGTGCTGGTCTGCCATCGTCGATTCGGCAAGACCGTGCTGTCCGTGAACCGTCTGATCCGCGCGGCCCGGGAGGCCGGGGTGGACGATTGGCGCGGCGCATACATTGCGCCGCTCTACAAGCAGGCCAAGGCCGTTGTCTGGGATTATCTCAAGCAGTACTGCGGCCGGGGCAACCCGGATTGCGACGTGAAGTTCAACGAGAGCGAACTGCGCGCGGATTTTGCGGACGGCGCGCGCATTCGGCTGTTCGGCGCGGAAAATCCGGACTCCCTGCGCGGTCTGTATCTGGACGGCGTGGTGTTCGACGAGGTGGCCCAGATGCCGTATCGCGTCTGGTCCGAGGTGGTGCGGCCCGCCCTGTCCGACCGCAAGGGCTGGGCGCTCTTCATCGGCACGCCGCAGGGGAAGAACGCTCTGTACGAGATATGGACCCGGGCGCGGAAGAATCCGGACTGGTTTGCAGCCATGTACCGAGCTTCGGAAACCGGGCTGCTTGATCCTGCCGAATTGGAAGCCGCTCGCCGGGAGATGAGTCCCGAGGAGTACGAACAGGAGTTCGAGTGCAGTTTCACGGCCGCGATCCGGGGTGCGTACTTCGGTTCGATCATGGCGGACCTCGACCGGCAGGGCCGCATCACGGACGTGCCGCACGATCCGTCCCTGCCCGTGCATACGGCGTGGGACCTCGGCATGAGCGATTCCACGTCCATCTGGTTTGCCCAGTCCCGGCCGGGCGGCGTGCTCGCCCTTGTGGACTATTACGAGGCGCATGGGCAGGGGCTGGAGCACTACGCCAGAGTGCTGGATGAAAAAGGCTACAAGTTCGGCCAGCACATCGCGCCGCACGATATCCGCGTGCGCGAGCTGGGCACGGGCAAGTCCCGGCTGGAAACCGCGCGATCGCTGGGCATCCGGTTCGACATCTGTCCGAACATTCCGGTGCAGGACGGAATCAATGCGGTGCGCACCACGTTGCCCCTGTGCTGGTTCGACCGGAATGCCTGCGAACGGGGCATCGAGGCCCTGCGCAACTATCGGCGGATGTTCAACGACCGCATGAACGACTTTTCCGCCACGCCGCTGCATGACTGGACCAGCCATGCCGTGGACGCGTTCCGGTACCTGTGCGTGGGATTGCGTCAGCCCGGTCCGGCTGTGCGTCCGTCCCGATCCAGCAATGATTTCAATCCCTTCGGGAGGTCTCATGAGCGTCCGTGA
- a CDS encoding carbohydrate kinase family protein gives MKRFTAAGIGEILWDVLPDTRKLGGAPANFAYHFGALGGLGVPMSRVGDDALGREALALLSGVGLDVSHVSVDPERPTGWVDVSINRDGVASYVFPDDVAWDYLDFSRDLKFAASCDAVCFGTLAQRSSKSRTAIRDFLAASGSALKVLDANLRQNFHSADLIRESLSVADVLKVSDEELPAIAAMFSMSGDERTVMRRLMERHDLKLVVLTRGAWGSLVLSRDAESDLPGARVRVGDTIGSGDAFTAAMTLGMLVGLPLDEMHAKAAQVAAYVCTQHGAMPPMPKSLSIL, from the coding sequence ATGAAACGATTCACTGCCGCAGGCATTGGCGAAATATTGTGGGACGTGTTGCCCGATACCCGGAAGCTGGGCGGTGCGCCCGCCAACTTCGCATATCACTTCGGTGCGCTGGGCGGCCTTGGCGTGCCCATGTCCCGCGTTGGCGACGACGCCCTTGGCCGCGAGGCTCTGGCTCTCCTGTCCGGCGTGGGACTGGATGTGTCGCACGTGTCCGTGGACCCGGAGCGCCCCACCGGCTGGGTGGACGTGAGCATCAATCGCGACGGCGTGGCCTCCTATGTCTTTCCGGATGATGTGGCCTGGGACTATCTGGACTTCAGCCGCGACCTGAAGTTCGCGGCTTCCTGTGACGCCGTGTGTTTCGGTACTCTGGCCCAGCGTTCCTCGAAGTCCAGAACCGCTATTCGCGATTTTCTGGCCGCGTCCGGTTCCGCGCTCAAGGTGCTGGATGCCAATCTGCGTCAGAATTTCCATTCCGCGGACCTGATCCGCGAGTCCCTGTCCGTTGCCGACGTGCTCAAGGTCAGCGACGAGGAGCTTCCGGCCATTGCCGCCATGTTTTCCATGAGCGGTGACGAACGCACCGTGATGCGGCGGCTCATGGAACGCCATGATCTCAAGCTGGTCGTGCTGACCCGCGGGGCGTGGGGCAGTCTGGTCCTGTCTCGGGATGCGGAATCCGATCTGCCCGGAGCTCGGGTGCGCGTGGGCGATACCATCGGCTCGGGCGATGCGTTCACTGCGGCCATGACCCTCGGCATGCTGGTCGGGCTGCCGCTGGACGAGATGCACGCCAAAGCAGCGCAGGTCGCGGCCTATGTCTGCACCCAGCATGGAGCCATGCCGCCCATGCCGAAATCCCTGTCCATCCTGTAG
- a CDS encoding phage capsid protein produces the protein MSTSIDQAFVVQYASEVHSAYQQKGSRMRNTVRLQQGVVGSKCVFQKTGKGAAGKKTRHGNVPLMNLGHATVACTLSDWYAAEYIDRLDELKNNQDEKQVAIDAGAWALGRKVDEMLIAKLDGSANILPEADTGLTRDKVLKAFGTLNANDVPDDGHRFAVVGPHQWNELLNIREFKSSDYAGEQYPWLKGTESRQWLGITWMFHTGLPLDESGARKCFVYHRHAVGLAEGQEVKAFVDWVPEKAAHLVDHMLSAGACLIDPEGAVAILCDDDAVIA, from the coding sequence ATGTCCACGAGCATTGATCAGGCATTCGTGGTCCAGTACGCCAGCGAGGTGCACTCGGCCTATCAGCAGAAAGGGTCCAGAATGCGCAACACCGTGCGGTTGCAGCAGGGTGTTGTGGGGTCCAAGTGCGTGTTTCAGAAGACCGGCAAGGGCGCGGCCGGGAAAAAGACGCGCCACGGCAATGTCCCGCTCATGAATCTCGGCCATGCCACGGTGGCGTGCACCCTGTCCGACTGGTACGCGGCCGAGTACATCGACAGGCTCGACGAGCTCAAGAACAATCAGGATGAAAAGCAGGTCGCCATCGATGCCGGGGCCTGGGCACTGGGTCGCAAAGTGGATGAGATGCTCATTGCCAAGCTGGACGGCTCGGCCAACATCCTGCCCGAGGCCGACACCGGGCTGACCAGGGACAAGGTGCTCAAGGCGTTCGGTACCCTGAACGCCAACGATGTGCCTGATGACGGCCACCGTTTTGCCGTGGTCGGGCCGCACCAGTGGAACGAGCTGCTCAACATTCGGGAGTTCAAGTCCAGCGACTACGCGGGTGAACAGTATCCGTGGCTCAAGGGCACGGAATCGCGTCAGTGGCTGGGCATCACGTGGATGTTCCACACCGGCCTGCCTCTGGATGAATCCGGGGCGCGCAAGTGCTTCGTGTACCATCGCCATGCCGTGGGGCTGGCAGAGGGGCAGGAAGTCAAGGCGTTCGTGGACTGGGTACCGGAAAAGGCCGCGCATCTCGTGGACCACATGCTGTCCGCCGGCGCCTGTCTCATCGACCCGGAAGGCGCGGTCGCCATCCTGTGCGACGACGACGCGGTCATTGCCTAG
- a CDS encoding epoxyqueuosine reductase QueH — protein sequence MDKRVLLHICCGPCAITTVQTLQDEGYEVTGLFYNPNIHPLQEYLKRRDGCLEVAERLGFKVIVKDDEYRPQDWVRDIAFRENNRCFHCYSRRMERTSQIARRGAFSFFTTTLLYSKFQKHDEIASLGRDLETPKSRFLYRDFREGWKSGIEQSREWGIYRQQYCGCLFSEYERYHKELGA from the coding sequence ATGGATAAAAGGGTTCTGCTGCATATCTGTTGCGGCCCGTGCGCCATCACCACTGTTCAGACGCTTCAGGACGAGGGGTACGAGGTCACGGGGCTGTTCTACAATCCCAACATTCATCCGCTTCAGGAATACCTGAAGCGGCGCGACGGATGTCTGGAAGTGGCCGAGCGCCTCGGCTTCAAGGTCATCGTGAAGGACGACGAATACCGTCCTCAGGACTGGGTGCGCGACATTGCCTTCCGGGAGAACAACCGCTGTTTCCACTGCTATTCAAGGCGTATGGAACGCACTTCGCAGATAGCGCGGCGCGGAGCCTTTTCCTTTTTCACCACCACGCTCCTGTATTCCAAATTCCAGAAGCATGACGAGATCGCCAGTCTTGGGCGCGATCTGGAAACCCCGAAATCCCGGTTCCTGTACCGGGATTTTCGCGAGGGCTGGAAGAGCGGCATCGAACAGTCCCGGGAGTGGGGCATCTATCGTCAGCAGTACTGCGGATGCCTGTTCAGCGAATACGAGCGGTATCACAAGGAACTCGGGGCATAA
- a CDS encoding substrate-binding periplasmic protein, whose translation MIRIFLSAWLLVLCLALCPARGLAGEAYCQPPLRVGLDEWPPYEYFGQSGKARGLAYEVTVAVLGRMGAKVQQADRLPWSRGLSMLGYGDIDVLVSGVRLKERENLFLYPDEPVAEARWKMFCLFANRENLEFSAPEELAGSTVGTVRGYAYPDEFMLRLHNSAAVDVVNSDETNFRKLVNRRVDYVLSDRLNGLWLVHRLELQGRIVEVGPDIGVRDLYPLFSRKTVSKAFVTCFSEELRRFKDTDEYRALVDRYADGVPTP comes from the coding sequence ATGATCAGAATTTTCCTGTCCGCATGGCTGCTGGTCCTTTGTCTGGCCCTGTGTCCTGCCCGGGGGCTAGCCGGGGAAGCGTACTGTCAGCCTCCGCTTCGGGTCGGTCTGGACGAGTGGCCGCCGTATGAATACTTCGGGCAGTCCGGCAAGGCCCGGGGACTGGCCTACGAGGTCACTGTCGCGGTTCTCGGGCGCATGGGAGCCAAGGTTCAGCAGGCGGACAGACTGCCGTGGTCCCGGGGCCTTTCCATGCTCGGATACGGCGATATTGACGTGCTGGTCAGCGGAGTCAGGCTCAAGGAGCGGGAAAACCTGTTTCTGTATCCGGACGAACCTGTGGCCGAGGCCCGCTGGAAGATGTTCTGCCTTTTCGCCAACAGGGAAAATCTCGAATTCAGCGCCCCGGAAGAACTTGCGGGCAGTACCGTGGGCACGGTTCGGGGGTATGCGTATCCCGACGAGTTCATGCTTCGGCTGCACAACTCGGCTGCCGTGGATGTGGTCAATTCCGACGAAACCAATTTCCGCAAGCTGGTGAACCGTCGTGTGGACTATGTGCTCAGCGACCGGCTGAACGGGCTGTGGCTGGTGCACAGGCTCGAGCTTCAGGGCCGGATCGTCGAGGTCGGCCCGGACATCGGCGTGCGCGATCTGTATCCGCTGTTCAGTCGCAAGACCGTGAGCAAGGCGTTCGTGACCTGCTTTTCCGAGGAATTGCGCCGGTTCAAGGACACGGACGAATACAGGGCGCTGGTCGATCGCTACGCGGACGGGGTCCCGACTCCCTGA